The proteins below are encoded in one region of Qipengyuania sp. HL-TH1:
- a CDS encoding acyl-CoA thioesterase: MTDRFPLIRVTAMPTDLNPYGGVFGGWLMSQMALGAGSLASREGKGKAVVVSASDFAFPGAMQVGDELSVYCDIAATGTTSLTITAEAIGRERNGEAETKVAQGTFKFVLLDENDRPRAVAERWA; this comes from the coding sequence ATGACTGACCGCTTCCCCCTAATCCGCGTCACCGCCATGCCCACCGACCTCAACCCCTATGGCGGGGTGTTCGGCGGGTGGTTGATGAGCCAGATGGCGCTCGGCGCCGGGTCGCTCGCGAGCCGCGAGGGGAAGGGCAAGGCGGTGGTCGTCTCGGCAAGTGATTTCGCATTTCCCGGCGCGATGCAGGTGGGCGACGAGCTGTCGGTCTATTGCGATATCGCCGCGACCGGCACCACCTCGCTCACCATCACTGCCGAAGCGATCGGGCGCGAGCGTAATGGCGAAGCCGAAACCAAGGTCGCGCAAGGCACGTTCAAATTCGTCCTGCTCGACGAAAACGACCGCCCGCGCGCGGTGGCGGAGCGGTGGGCTTGA
- the lpdA gene encoding dihydrolipoyl dehydrogenase, with the protein MADTKYDVIVLGSGPGGYVAAIRCAQLGLKTAIVERELLGGICLNWGCIPTKALLRSAEILHYAQHAKDYGLKIAGAIEADLEAVVKRSRGVAKQLNQGVTHLMKKNKIAVRMGEGTLTGPTSLTVKGDKGEEKLTAKHVIVATGARARDLPFAPADGERVWTYRHAMTPKEMPKKLLVIGSGAIGIEFASFYNDMGVDVTVVEMLDRVVPVEDAEVSAFLEKSLTKQGMTIMTGAGVEDLKVTAKGVTAKIKDSKGKISETEFSHCITAIGIVPNTENVGLEKLAEMDRGFIQIDDYGRTKSKGLWAIGDCTPGPWLAHKASHEGVTTAEAIAKELGNKDVHPHPLDRANIPGCTYCRPQIASVGLTEAKAKEAGREVKAGTFPFIGNGKAIALGEAEGFVKTVFDAKTGELLGAHMIGAEVTEMIQGFVVGKTLETTEAELMQTVFPHPTISESMHESVLASYGRALHI; encoded by the coding sequence ATGGCTGACACCAAATACGACGTCATCGTGCTCGGCAGCGGCCCCGGCGGCTATGTCGCGGCCATCCGCTGCGCGCAGCTGGGGCTCAAGACCGCCATCGTCGAGCGCGAACTGCTCGGCGGGATCTGCCTCAACTGGGGCTGCATCCCGACCAAGGCGCTGCTGCGTTCGGCCGAGATCCTGCATTATGCGCAGCATGCCAAGGATTACGGGCTCAAGATCGCAGGCGCGATCGAGGCCGATCTCGAGGCGGTGGTCAAGCGCAGCCGCGGGGTCGCCAAGCAGCTCAACCAGGGCGTCACGCACCTGATGAAGAAGAACAAGATCGCGGTGCGTATGGGCGAGGGCACGCTGACCGGCCCCACCAGCCTCACCGTGAAGGGCGACAAGGGCGAGGAGAAGCTCACCGCCAAGCATGTGATCGTCGCCACCGGCGCGCGCGCACGCGACCTGCCCTTCGCTCCGGCGGACGGCGAACGCGTGTGGACCTACCGCCACGCGATGACGCCCAAGGAAATGCCGAAGAAGCTGCTGGTGATCGGCAGCGGCGCGATCGGGATCGAGTTCGCCAGCTTCTACAACGACATGGGCGTCGATGTGACCGTGGTCGAAATGCTCGACCGCGTGGTGCCGGTCGAGGATGCGGAGGTCTCGGCCTTCCTCGAGAAGAGCCTCACCAAGCAGGGCATGACGATCATGACCGGCGCGGGGGTCGAGGACCTCAAGGTTACTGCCAAGGGCGTGACCGCCAAGATCAAGGACAGCAAGGGCAAGATAAGCGAGACCGAATTCAGCCATTGCATCACCGCGATCGGCATAGTCCCCAACACCGAAAATGTCGGGCTGGAAAAGCTGGCCGAAATGGACCGCGGTTTCATCCAGATCGACGATTACGGGCGCACCAAATCGAAGGGTCTGTGGGCGATCGGTGACTGCACACCGGGGCCGTGGCTGGCGCACAAGGCGAGCCACGAAGGCGTCACCACCGCCGAGGCGATTGCGAAGGAACTCGGCAACAAGGACGTCCACCCGCACCCGCTCGACCGCGCCAACATCCCGGGCTGCACCTATTGCCGCCCGCAGATCGCCAGCGTCGGGCTGACCGAGGCCAAGGCAAAGGAAGCGGGCCGGGAAGTGAAGGCGGGCACCTTCCCCTTCATCGGCAATGGCAAGGCGATCGCGCTGGGCGAGGCCGAGGGCTTCGTGAAGACCGTGTTCGATGCGAAGACCGGCGAACTGCTCGGCGCGCATATGATCGGCGCCGAGGTCACCGAGATGATCCAGGGCTTCGTCGTGGGCAAGACGCTCGAGACCACCGAGGCCGAGCTGATGCAGACGGTGTTCCCGCATCCCACGATCAGCGAATCGATGCATGAGAGCGTGCTTGCGAGCTATGGCCGCGCGCTTCATATCTGA